The following are encoded together in the Bradyrhizobium genosp. L genome:
- a CDS encoding TetR/AcrR family transcriptional regulator: MQMRESRKEAVSRHKRELILDAARSVFAEEGLEGASLRAIATRAGYTPAALYFHFDSKEAIYAEVLRQSLASLGEAVGAAVATTRGARQRLHAAGMAFFRYYADNPRDLDLGFYLFRGGMKPAGLGHDRDHALNTALEAALHPIAEAAEALGASRAKANTVMVDCFAHATGLLLLLHTGRIRMFGASAPELMDAYLREKIAQLGKA, encoded by the coding sequence ATGCAGATGCGCGAGAGCCGGAAAGAGGCGGTCAGCCGCCACAAGCGGGAGCTGATCCTCGACGCCGCGCGCAGCGTGTTCGCGGAAGAAGGTCTCGAGGGCGCCAGCCTGCGGGCGATCGCGACCCGCGCCGGCTACACGCCGGCGGCGCTGTACTTCCACTTCGATTCCAAGGAAGCGATCTATGCCGAGGTGCTGCGGCAATCGCTGGCCTCGCTCGGCGAAGCCGTCGGCGCGGCGGTCGCGACGACGCGCGGCGCCAGGCAAAGACTGCACGCCGCCGGCATGGCGTTCTTCCGCTACTACGCGGACAACCCGCGCGACCTCGACCTCGGATTCTATCTGTTTCGCGGCGGCATGAAGCCGGCCGGGCTCGGCCATGACCGCGACCACGCGCTGAACACTGCGTTGGAGGCGGCGCTGCATCCGATCGCGGAAGCCGCGGAGGCGCTCGGTGCGTCCAGGGCAAAGGCCAACACCGTGATGGTGGACTGCTTCGCGCACGCCACCGGCCTCCTGCTGTTGCTGCACACCGGCCGCATCAGGATGTTCGGCGCGTCAGCACCCGAATTGATGGACGCCTATCTGCGCGAGAAGATCGCGCAACTCGGCAAGGCGTGA
- a CDS encoding SDR family oxidoreductase: protein MQVAGKVVVVTGGGNGIGKALCEAFHAAGAAKVVVVDLDHAAAEKVAASAGGAAFKCDVGQEKNILHVIEETERMFGPIALFCSNAGIGGGFDPLSVNAGGSSDEPWSRSWAIHVMAHVYAARHLVPRMKARGGGYFLNTISAAGLLSQVGSPAYSTTKHAAVGFAENLAISHRADNIKVSILCPQGVDTNMLRGIPKGPQSGDGDLSPEQVAQDVLKALDQETFLILPHPQVLGYMRKKTENYDRWIGGMAKIQAKMRESYGK from the coding sequence ATGCAGGTGGCTGGTAAAGTTGTGGTGGTCACCGGCGGTGGCAATGGCATCGGCAAGGCGCTGTGCGAGGCGTTCCATGCCGCCGGCGCCGCCAAGGTCGTGGTCGTGGACCTCGATCATGCGGCGGCGGAGAAGGTCGCAGCATCAGCGGGCGGCGCCGCGTTCAAATGCGATGTCGGTCAGGAGAAGAACATCCTGCATGTGATCGAGGAGACCGAACGGATGTTCGGCCCGATCGCGCTGTTCTGCTCCAACGCCGGCATCGGCGGCGGCTTCGATCCGCTCTCGGTGAACGCCGGCGGCAGCTCGGACGAGCCGTGGTCGCGGAGCTGGGCGATCCACGTCATGGCGCATGTCTATGCTGCGCGGCATCTGGTGCCACGCATGAAGGCGCGCGGCGGCGGCTATTTCCTCAACACGATCTCGGCGGCGGGCCTGCTGTCGCAGGTCGGCAGCCCAGCCTATTCGACCACCAAGCATGCCGCGGTCGGCTTTGCCGAGAATCTCGCGATCTCGCACCGCGCCGACAACATCAAGGTCTCGATCCTCTGCCCGCAGGGCGTCGACACCAACATGCTGCGCGGAATTCCCAAGGGACCGCAGTCCGGCGACGGCGATCTGTCACCCGAGCAGGTCGCGCAGGATGTGCTGAAGGCCCTCGATCAGGAGACCTTCCTGATCCTGCCGCACCCCCAAGTGCTCGGCTACATGCGCAAGAAGACCGAGAACTACGACCGCTGGATCGGCGGCATGGCCAAGATCCAGGCCAAGATGCGCGAGAGTTACGGGAAGTGA
- the trhA gene encoding PAQR family membrane homeostasis protein TrhA yields MTVFRLKQLASTSIHAAGAALWNYDRAELIADGVVHAIGVCFGLVAATALIVLTAVYAGPFDVAVVSVYVAGLLAMLVLSATYNLWPVSRAKWVLRRFDHSAIYLLIAATYTPFIVELKESYLAIALLTGVWCVAILGIWLKLRYPGRFDRLSIGLYLAMGWSGVMLYDAVVKTLPATALGFVLAGGILYSLGVIFHSWRRLRFQNAIWHCFVLLGAACHYTAVFDVVLAS; encoded by the coding sequence ATGACGGTTTTTCGCTTGAAGCAACTGGCCTCGACCTCGATCCACGCGGCCGGCGCCGCGCTGTGGAACTACGACCGTGCCGAGCTGATCGCCGACGGCGTGGTCCACGCCATCGGCGTCTGCTTCGGGCTGGTCGCCGCAACCGCGCTGATCGTGCTGACCGCGGTCTATGCCGGACCGTTCGACGTCGCCGTGGTGTCGGTCTATGTCGCCGGGCTCCTGGCGATGCTTGTCCTGTCGGCGACCTATAACCTCTGGCCGGTGTCGCGCGCCAAATGGGTGTTGCGGCGGTTCGATCATTCGGCGATCTATCTGTTGATCGCCGCGACCTATACGCCGTTCATCGTGGAACTGAAGGAAAGCTATCTGGCGATCGCGCTGCTCACCGGCGTGTGGTGCGTGGCGATCCTCGGCATCTGGCTCAAGCTGCGCTATCCCGGCCGTTTCGACCGGCTCTCGATCGGGCTTTATCTCGCGATGGGCTGGAGCGGCGTCATGCTGTACGACGCCGTGGTGAAGACGCTGCCGGCGACCGCGCTCGGCTTCGTGCTCGCCGGCGGCATCCTGTACAGCCTGGGCGTGATCTTCCATTCCTGGCGGCGGTTGCGCTTCCAGAACGCGATCTGGCACTGTTTCGTGCTGCTCGGCGCCGCCTGCCACTACACCGCCGTGTTCGACGTCGTGCTGGCGAGTTGA
- a CDS encoding YcjX family protein: MPPSFTDIVEEARLSARALLDYGEGFFNPTVRLGVTGLSRAGKTVFITALVHGLTRGGRFPVFEPYASGRIARAYLAPQPDDAVPRFAYENHVRTLVEERRWPSSTTDISELRLVIEYQRQNGADRTLTLDIVDYPGEWLLDLPLLNKSFEQWSAESLALSREPLRAQLAAPWQAHLATLQPDAREDEQAALAEARLFTDYLRACRDDRFAMSLLPPGRFLMPGNLADTPALTFAPLDVPIDGSAPAGSLWAMMRRRYEAYKDVVVRPFFRDHFARLDRQIVLADALAAFNAGPEALHDLEAALAGILDCFRIGRSTILSALFRPRIDRILFAATKADHLHHQSHDRLEAVLRRIVARAAERAEYAGAAIDVVALSAVRATREAQVSRGRDTLPSILGTPAPGEVANGETLDGETEVATFPGDLPENPEDLFKGTFRGLSSADAEAADYRFLRFRPPKLERSGDAEPSLPHIRLDRALQFLIGDRLQ, encoded by the coding sequence ATGCCCCCCAGCTTTACCGATATCGTCGAGGAAGCCCGGCTCTCGGCGCGGGCGCTGCTCGACTATGGCGAGGGCTTCTTCAACCCCACCGTGCGGCTCGGCGTCACCGGCCTGTCGCGCGCCGGCAAGACCGTGTTCATCACCGCGCTGGTGCACGGGCTGACCCGCGGCGGCCGCTTCCCGGTATTCGAGCCCTACGCCTCGGGAAGGATCGCGCGTGCCTATCTTGCGCCGCAACCCGACGATGCGGTGCCGCGCTTCGCCTACGAGAACCATGTCCGCACCTTGGTCGAGGAACGGCGCTGGCCGAGCTCGACCACCGACATCTCCGAGCTGCGGCTCGTGATCGAATACCAGCGGCAAAATGGCGCGGACCGGACGCTGACGCTCGACATCGTCGATTATCCCGGCGAGTGGCTGCTCGACCTGCCGCTGCTGAACAAGAGCTTTGAGCAATGGTCGGCCGAGAGCCTTGCGCTGTCGCGCGAACCGTTGCGCGCGCAACTCGCCGCGCCATGGCAGGCGCATCTGGCGACGCTGCAGCCGGACGCGCGCGAGGACGAGCAGGCCGCGCTCGCTGAAGCAAGGCTGTTCACCGACTATCTGCGCGCCTGCCGCGACGATCGCTTCGCGATGAGCCTGCTGCCGCCCGGCCGCTTCCTGATGCCGGGCAATCTCGCCGATACGCCGGCGCTGACGTTTGCGCCGCTCGATGTGCCCATCGACGGCAGCGCGCCCGCTGGTTCGCTGTGGGCGATGATGCGGCGGCGCTACGAGGCCTACAAGGATGTCGTGGTGCGACCCTTCTTCCGCGATCATTTCGCGCGGCTCGATCGCCAGATCGTGCTGGCCGACGCGCTTGCCGCATTCAACGCCGGACCCGAGGCGCTGCACGATCTCGAGGCCGCCCTCGCCGGCATCCTCGATTGCTTCCGGATCGGCCGCAGCACGATTTTGAGCGCGCTGTTCCGGCCGCGCATCGATCGCATCCTATTCGCGGCGACCAAGGCCGACCATCTGCACCACCAGAGCCACGACCGGCTGGAAGCGGTGCTGCGGCGGATCGTGGCCAGGGCCGCCGAGCGCGCCGAATATGCCGGTGCTGCGATCGACGTGGTGGCGCTATCAGCGGTGCGCGCCACCCGCGAGGCGCAGGTGAGCCGCGGCCGCGACACGCTGCCGTCGATCCTCGGCACGCCGGCGCCGGGCGAGGTCGCCAATGGCGAGACGCTGGACGGCGAGACCGAGGTCGCGACCTTTCCGGGCGACCTGCCCGAAAATCCCGAGGACCTGTTCAAAGGCACCTTCCGCGGCCTCTCGAGCGCCGATGCCGAGGCTGCCGACTACCGCTTCCTGCGCTTCCGTCCGCCCAAGCTGGAACGATCGGGCGATGCGGAGCCGTCGCTGCCTCACATCCGCCTTGACCGCGCCCTCCAGTTCCTGATCGGAGACCGACTGCAATGA
- a CDS encoding YcjF family protein encodes MNDKTPQRRPATFKLDDPGVVVIDSDDTGRLARGTIQVVPEAEPLLLPATIDAPLLPARRGFRWGTLFWSSVAGLVALGTGLGVIDLIEDLFARNEGLGVLGLALAVIAAVALAVVTTRELVGLTRLATIEKLHLRAAEVLISDDRAASRAVVADLLKLAHRTPQLARARSALQSHTEDIIDGADMIRLAERELMTPLDEEARRLVSSAAQRVSVVTAVSPRALFDVLFVFVASLRMIRQLARLYGGRPGALGMISLLRQVIAHLAITGGIAASDSLIQQMLGHGIAAKLSQRLGEGMLNGLLTARLGLAAVDVTRPMPFNALPRPALADLAKDLLRKREEEE; translated from the coding sequence ATGAACGACAAGACGCCGCAGCGGCGGCCGGCGACGTTCAAGCTCGACGATCCCGGCGTGGTCGTGATCGATTCCGACGACACCGGCCGTCTCGCGCGCGGCACGATCCAGGTCGTGCCGGAAGCCGAGCCGTTGCTGCTGCCCGCGACGATCGACGCACCGCTACTGCCGGCGCGCCGCGGCTTCCGCTGGGGCACGCTGTTCTGGAGTTCGGTCGCGGGCCTGGTCGCGCTCGGCACCGGGCTCGGCGTCATCGATCTGATCGAGGATCTGTTCGCGCGGAATGAAGGCCTCGGCGTGCTCGGGCTGGCGCTCGCGGTGATCGCCGCGGTGGCGCTGGCGGTCGTGACCACGCGCGAGCTGGTCGGGCTGACGCGGCTTGCGACCATCGAGAAACTGCATCTGCGCGCGGCCGAGGTGCTGATCAGCGACGACCGCGCCGCGAGCCGAGCCGTCGTCGCCGACCTGCTCAAGCTCGCGCACCGGACCCCGCAGCTCGCCCGCGCCCGCAGCGCGCTGCAAAGCCATACCGAAGACATCATCGACGGCGCCGACATGATCCGCCTCGCCGAGCGCGAATTGATGACGCCGCTCGACGAGGAAGCGCGGCGGCTGGTATCGAGCGCCGCACAGCGCGTCTCCGTCGTCACCGCGGTCAGCCCGCGCGCGCTGTTCGACGTGCTGTTCGTGTTCGTGGCGTCATTGCGGATGATCCGGCAATTGGCGCGACTTTACGGCGGCCGTCCCGGCGCGCTCGGCATGATCAGCCTGCTGCGCCAGGTGATCGCGCATCTCGCCATTACCGGCGGCATCGCCGCGAGCGACAGCCTGATCCAGCAGATGCTCGGCCACGGCATCGCCGCGAAACTTTCGCAGCGGCTCGGCGAAGGCATGCTCAACGGCCTGCTCACCGCGCGGCTCGGCCTCGCCGCCGTCGACGTGACCCGGCCAATGCCGTTCAATGCATTGCCACGCCCGGCGCTGGCGGATCTGGCAAAGGACCTGCTCCGCAAGCGGGAGGAGGAAGAGTGA
- a CDS encoding glycosyltransferase family 39 protein, with protein sequence MTVMRLVYAHALDLRTDEAYYWTWSKENVLSFLDHPPMIAWSIRFGTAIFGDTNFGVRFGGIVAMLVTQLLLADIVRRVTGNNVRAVMLALLLPEAALYYGLLMAKVAPDTALIPFAVAMLWSLVRLAQTNDGRWWLAAGLFAGLAALSKFTAIMLAPAVVAFALVPDWRWRWLRSPYPYLAAVLAVLVFSPVLIWNAQHDWASFRFQAVRATVEREIELRTLGEFIGMQFGLVGFVLLPVTLFGTALTAWRGYRKREPVAILLSTAVLLPFVYFLWKSLTLRVGDTWPMFLWPAGLAAVAINVTKMPFEGWSVGLVKSTVFWARTAVTSGIAFVVCVFLYYTVVPWNITGHTDPVGTEAGYDLLAARAEAQLKATGATWVATTDYRTYAMLRWFLRGRVPVIEIAERGRFQGFADPGLNMIRDHVGLYVGREPEHDLPLWNETTAVRQPLERVVRSWRGTVMDTYALEKISGWTPDLSPPPNSTFFRWRVLALLDECGDFTFSPCGRRWQPKAAG encoded by the coding sequence ATGACGGTGATGCGGCTGGTCTATGCCCATGCGCTCGATCTGCGCACCGACGAGGCCTATTACTGGACCTGGTCGAAGGAGAACGTGCTGTCGTTCCTCGACCATCCGCCCATGATCGCCTGGTCGATCCGTTTCGGCACGGCGATCTTCGGCGACACCAATTTCGGCGTCCGCTTCGGCGGCATCGTGGCGATGCTGGTCACCCAGCTGCTGCTCGCCGACATCGTCCGCCGCGTCACAGGCAACAATGTCCGCGCCGTGATGCTGGCGCTGCTGCTGCCGGAGGCGGCGCTGTATTACGGATTGTTGATGGCCAAGGTCGCGCCCGACACCGCGCTGATCCCGTTCGCGGTGGCGATGCTGTGGTCGCTGGTGCGGCTCGCACAGACGAATGACGGGCGCTGGTGGCTCGCCGCCGGGCTATTTGCCGGGCTCGCCGCCTTGTCGAAATTCACGGCGATCATGCTTGCGCCGGCGGTGGTAGCGTTCGCGCTGGTGCCGGATTGGCGGTGGCGCTGGCTACGCAGCCCGTATCCGTACCTCGCCGCAGTGCTCGCGGTTCTCGTGTTCTCGCCGGTGCTGATCTGGAACGCGCAGCACGACTGGGCCTCGTTCCGCTTCCAGGCGGTGCGCGCGACCGTCGAGCGCGAGATCGAGTTGCGCACGCTCGGTGAGTTCATCGGCATGCAGTTCGGCCTGGTCGGCTTCGTGCTGCTGCCGGTCACACTGTTCGGCACCGCGCTGACGGCGTGGCGCGGCTATCGCAAGCGCGAGCCGGTCGCGATCCTGCTGTCGACGGCGGTGCTGCTGCCGTTCGTCTACTTCCTCTGGAAGTCGCTGACCTTGCGGGTCGGCGACACTTGGCCGATGTTCCTGTGGCCGGCCGGCCTTGCCGCGGTCGCCATCAACGTCACGAAGATGCCGTTCGAGGGCTGGTCGGTCGGGCTGGTCAAGTCCACGGTGTTCTGGGCGCGGACCGCTGTTACGTCGGGCATCGCGTTCGTCGTCTGCGTGTTCCTGTACTACACGGTGGTGCCGTGGAACATCACCGGCCACACCGATCCGGTTGGCACCGAAGCAGGCTACGACCTGCTGGCCGCGCGCGCCGAGGCGCAACTCAAGGCGACCGGCGCGACCTGGGTCGCGACCACGGATTACCGCACCTATGCGATGCTGCGCTGGTTCCTGCGCGGCCGCGTGCCTGTCATCGAAATCGCCGAACGCGGTCGCTTCCAGGGCTTTGCCGATCCCGGCTTGAACATGATCAGGGATCACGTCGGCCTCTATGTCGGCCGCGAGCCCGAGCACGATCTGCCGCTATGGAATGAGACCACCGCGGTGCGGCAGCCGCTGGAGCGCGTCGTGCGCAGCTGGCGCGGCACGGTGATGGATACCTACGCGCTGGAGAAGATCTCTGGCTGGACGCCTGATTTGTCGCCGCCGCCGAACAGCACCTTCTTCCGCTGGCGCGTGCTGGCGCTGCTGGATGAGTGCGGCGACTTCACCTTCTCCCCTTGTGGGAGAAGGTGGCAGCCGAAGGCTGCCGGATGA
- a CDS encoding adenylate/guanylate cyclase domain-containing protein encodes MTSPSRDHLQEIARGVGLRQVRLASGAIMFAYLVSHFLNHALGNISTEALAIGVHYHTLFWRFLPVTILFYGACLVHTALGIYALYQRREFRWKAIEPLQLVLGLSVPMLILFHVVGVRLGYSLYGQQKLYPQEFYNFFVAAPYRLWQTLAVLVIAWVHGCIGLYFWLRMRAFFERAAPFLLAAAVLIPTLAMLGIYQGGRATLADYDDPDWRKQELSVEKLGTAAEGNMLERITGGLTIGYLGLLGLVLVGRGARALLERRGGMIALSYGNGRTLRVPKGLSVLEASLRYNVPHASVCGGRARCSTCRIRIIGDHATLPEPSPREAFVLHRVGSADPSIRLACQLRPSTDLSFFQLFLPNTISADGHATNPTRVGQERYLVSMFVDMRGSTQLAEKRLPFDTVFIVNRFLGAVSQAVLEAGGRPNQFIGDGMLALFGLSTDRHTACRQALRAAALIAANIEELNQFLSHDLREPIRFGIGIHGGEVIVGDIGYRDHMVFTALGDAVNVAARLQDMTKSLACEAVISDEVRATADLAEDALPAQQVAIRGRNEPMIVRTVVSTHVLSALVSDARAVAA; translated from the coding sequence ATGACCTCCCCTTCGCGTGACCATCTGCAGGAAATCGCCCGCGGCGTCGGCCTGCGGCAGGTCCGCCTGGCCTCGGGCGCGATCATGTTCGCCTATCTGGTCAGCCATTTCCTCAACCACGCGCTCGGCAACATCTCGACCGAGGCGCTGGCGATCGGCGTCCACTACCACACGCTGTTCTGGCGGTTCCTGCCGGTCACGATCCTGTTCTACGGCGCCTGCCTGGTGCACACCGCGCTCGGCATCTATGCGCTGTACCAGCGCCGCGAATTCCGCTGGAAGGCGATCGAGCCGTTGCAGCTCGTGCTCGGCCTCAGCGTCCCGATGCTGATCCTCTTTCACGTCGTTGGCGTTCGGCTCGGCTATTCGCTGTACGGACAGCAGAAGCTCTACCCGCAGGAGTTCTACAACTTCTTCGTCGCGGCGCCGTATCGGCTGTGGCAGACGCTGGCGGTGCTGGTCATCGCCTGGGTGCATGGCTGCATCGGGCTTTATTTCTGGCTGCGGATGCGCGCCTTCTTCGAGCGCGCCGCGCCGTTCCTGCTCGCCGCCGCGGTGCTGATCCCGACGCTGGCGATGCTCGGCATCTACCAGGGCGGCCGCGCCACGCTCGCGGACTATGACGATCCCGACTGGCGCAAGCAGGAGCTCTCGGTCGAGAAGCTCGGCACGGCGGCCGAGGGCAACATGCTCGAACGCATCACCGGCGGTCTCACGATCGGCTATCTCGGCCTGCTCGGCCTCGTCCTCGTCGGCCGCGGGGCACGTGCGCTGCTGGAGCGTCGCGGCGGCATGATCGCGCTGTCCTACGGCAACGGCCGCACGCTGCGGGTGCCGAAGGGCTTGAGCGTGCTGGAGGCGAGCCTGCGCTACAACGTGCCGCATGCCAGCGTCTGCGGCGGCCGCGCACGCTGCTCGACCTGCCGCATCCGCATCATCGGCGACCACGCCACACTGCCCGAGCCGTCGCCGCGCGAGGCGTTCGTGCTGCATCGGGTCGGCAGCGCCGATCCGTCGATCCGGCTCGCCTGCCAGCTGCGGCCGAGCACCGACCTCTCCTTCTTCCAGCTGTTCCTGCCGAACACGATTTCGGCGGACGGCCATGCCACAAACCCGACACGGGTCGGCCAGGAGCGCTATCTGGTCAGCATGTTCGTCGACATGCGCGGCTCGACGCAACTCGCCGAGAAACGGCTGCCGTTCGACACCGTGTTCATCGTCAACCGCTTCCTCGGCGCGGTGTCGCAGGCGGTGCTGGAAGCCGGCGGCCGGCCGAACCAGTTCATCGGCGACGGCATGCTGGCGCTGTTCGGGCTCAGCACGGACCGCCACACGGCCTGCCGCCAGGCGTTGCGCGCGGCGGCGCTGATCGCGGCCAATATCGAGGAGCTGAACCAGTTCCTCAGCCACGATCTGCGCGAGCCGATCCGCTTCGGCATCGGCATCCATGGCGGCGAGGTGATCGTCGGCGACATCGGCTATCGCGACCACATGGTGTTCACCGCGCTGGGCGATGCCGTCAATGTCGCGGCGAGGCTGCAGGACATGACCAAGAGCCTGGCCTGCGAGGCCGTGATATCGGACGAGGTGCGCGCCACCGCCGACCTCGCTGAAGACGCCCTGCCCGCGCAGCAGGTCGCGATCCGCGGCCGCAACGAGCCGATGATCGTGCGCACGGTCGTCTCCACACACGTGCTGTCCGCGCTCGTCAGCGACGCGCGCGCGGTTGCGGCCTGA
- a CDS encoding molybdopterin-dependent oxidoreductase, protein MLDRRDLMKRAGMAALVTGLGSRGAFALDTVTLPIGNGERPLVRYPQKRPLIGLTSRPPQLETPFAIFNDGPLTPNNAFFVRYHLAGIPYNLDPDTFTLEIKGKVDKPLKLSLKDIRKMKATELVAVNQCSGNSRGFFNPRVAGGQLGNGAMGCARWHGVPLKTVLDMAGVQVGAKQVTFGGMDGPVMETTPDFVKALDIDHARDGEVMLAYGMNGDDLPFLNGFPLRLVVPGYYGTYWVKHLNEINVIDSVFDGFWMKSAYRIPDTPNNAVEPGTAPKATIPINRFTVRSFITSIADGGKLKAGRTLLRGIAFDGGKGIKEVTVSTDGGKSWTPAKLGRDHGNYAFREWKLKVRLAAGSYDLKVRATNNAGDTQPMDPLWNPAGYLRNVVETVHVTAA, encoded by the coding sequence ATGCTCGATCGACGAGACTTGATGAAGCGCGCCGGCATGGCCGCTTTGGTGACGGGGCTGGGATCACGCGGCGCATTCGCGCTCGACACGGTGACCTTGCCGATTGGCAATGGCGAACGGCCGCTGGTGCGCTATCCGCAGAAGCGCCCGTTGATCGGCCTCACCAGCCGGCCGCCGCAACTGGAAACGCCGTTCGCGATTTTCAATGACGGCCCGCTGACGCCGAACAACGCCTTCTTCGTCCGCTATCACCTCGCCGGCATTCCCTACAATCTCGATCCCGATACCTTCACGCTCGAGATCAAGGGCAAGGTCGACAAGCCGCTCAAGCTCTCGCTGAAGGACATCAGGAAGATGAAGGCGACCGAGCTCGTCGCCGTCAACCAGTGCTCCGGCAACAGCCGCGGCTTCTTCAATCCGCGCGTCGCCGGCGGCCAGCTCGGCAACGGCGCGATGGGCTGCGCGCGCTGGCACGGCGTGCCGCTGAAGACCGTGCTCGACATGGCGGGCGTGCAGGTCGGCGCCAAACAGGTGACGTTCGGCGGCATGGACGGCCCGGTGATGGAGACGACACCCGATTTCGTCAAGGCGCTCGACATCGACCATGCGCGCGACGGCGAGGTGATGCTGGCCTATGGCATGAACGGCGACGACCTGCCGTTCCTCAACGGCTTCCCGCTCCGCCTCGTGGTGCCCGGCTATTACGGCACCTATTGGGTGAAGCACCTCAACGAGATCAACGTGATCGACAGCGTGTTCGACGGTTTCTGGATGAAGTCCGCCTACCGGATTCCGGATACGCCCAACAACGCGGTCGAGCCCGGCACCGCGCCGAAGGCGACGATCCCGATCAACCGCTTCACGGTGCGCTCCTTCATCACCAGCATCGCCGACGGCGGCAAGCTGAAGGCCGGCCGCACTTTGCTGCGCGGCATCGCCTTCGACGGCGGCAAGGGCATCAAGGAGGTCACGGTCTCGACCGACGGCGGCAAGAGTTGGACGCCGGCCAAGCTCGGCAGGGATCACGGCAATTACGCGTTCCGCGAATGGAAGCTGAAGGTCAGGCTCGCGGCTGGATCGTATGACCTGAAAGTGCGCGCCACCAACAATGCCGGCGACACCCAGCCAATGGATCCGCTGTGGAATCCGGCCGGGTATCTGCGCAATGTCGTCGAAACCGTGCACGTCACGGCGGCGTGA
- a CDS encoding c-type cytochrome: MTFNLLPTFAAIATLSIAAAMAAPVNYTLPEETASFKPGPNLEIVQNNCTACHSADYIKTQPQGEKFKKDFWQAEVTKMIKVYGAPIDNADVGKIVEYLAATY; encoded by the coding sequence ATGACATTCAACCTGCTCCCCACTTTCGCTGCGATCGCCACGCTCTCGATCGCCGCAGCCATGGCCGCGCCGGTGAACTACACGCTCCCCGAGGAGACCGCGTCGTTCAAGCCCGGCCCCAATCTCGAAATCGTGCAGAACAACTGCACCGCCTGCCACTCGGCCGACTACATCAAGACCCAGCCGCAGGGCGAGAAGTTCAAGAAGGATTTTTGGCAGGCCGAGGTAACCAAGATGATCAAGGTCTACGGCGCGCCGATCGACAATGCCGACGTCGGCAAGATCGTCGAGTATCTCGCCGCGACGTATTGA
- a CDS encoding cold-shock protein, translated as MPKGTVKWFNPTKGYGFIQPASGGKDIFVHISAVQKAGLQSLNEGQSVEYEEIANRGKTSAENLKV; from the coding sequence ATGCCCAAAGGTACAGTGAAGTGGTTCAACCCGACGAAGGGTTATGGCTTTATCCAGCCCGCATCGGGCGGCAAGGACATTTTCGTGCATATTTCAGCGGTTCAGAAGGCTGGTCTTCAGTCCCTGAACGAAGGCCAGTCGGTCGAATACGAAGAGATCGCAAATCGCGGCAAGACTTCGGCTGAGAACCTGAAGGTCTAG